Below is a window of Paramagnetospirillum magneticum AMB-1 DNA.
AAGCGGCGGAAACGGTGTTCAGCGTGGCGGATTTGAGAGCGCCGCCTTCATGTTCCGCGATAACCAGAATGGTCATGTCTTTTCGTTCCTTGTCCTGGCCACGTCGGGGCTTCCGCCCCGCACCCCGACCGGGGAAGACCCCGGACCCCTTTTGAATTCAAAGGGGGTTTGGGGCATCGCCCCAAATGGGTCCGGGCAATCGCCCGGTCGTGCCGTCAGATCACCTTGGCTTCGTTCTTCAGCTTGTCGACCAGGGCGGCCACGTCGGCCACCTTGATGCCGGCGCTGCGCTTGGGCGGCTCGGCCACCGACAGCGTCACTAGGCGCGGCGCCACGTCGACGCCCAGATCGGCCGGCGACACCGTGTCGATGGGCTTCTTCTTGGCCTTCATGATGTTGGGCAGCGAGGCATAGCGCGGCTCGTTGAGGCGCAGGTCGGTGGTCACCACCGCCGGCAGCTTCAGCGACACCGTCTCCAGCCCGCCGTCCACCTCGCGGGTGACGGTGATGGCATCGGCGCCGATCTCCACCTTGCTGGCGAAGGTGCCCTGGGCACAGCCCAGCAGCGCCGCCAGCATCTGGCCGGTCTGGTTGGAATCGTCGTCGATGGCCTGCTTGCCCAGGATGATCAGCCCGGGAGCCTCCTTGGCCACCAGCGCCTTCAAGACCTTGGCCACGCCCAGGGGCTGGACCTCGTCATCGGTCTGGACCAGCACGCCGCGGTCGGCGCCCATGGCCAGCGCCGTGCGCAGCGTCTCCGACGCGGCGGCCGGGCCGATGGAGACCACCACCACTTCCGTGGCCTTGCCCGCTTCCTTGAGGCGAACCGCCTCCTCAACCGCGATCTCGTCGAACGGGTTCATGGAGAACTTCACGTTCTGGGTCTCGACGCCCGAACCGTCCGACTTCACCCGAATCTTCACGTTGTAATCGATCACACGCTTGATCGCGACCAGGATTTTCATCGTGTCTTCAACCCCTTAGACCCCAGAGCGGCC
It encodes the following:
- a CDS encoding electron transfer flavoprotein subunit beta/FixA family protein, with amino-acid sequence MKILVAIKRVIDYNVKIRVKSDGSGVETQNVKFSMNPFDEIAVEEAVRLKEAGKATEVVVVSIGPAAASETLRTALAMGADRGVLVQTDDEVQPLGVAKVLKALVAKEAPGLIILGKQAIDDDSNQTGQMLAALLGCAQGTFASKVEIGADAITVTREVDGGLETVSLKLPAVVTTDLRLNEPRYASLPNIMKAKKKPIDTVSPADLGVDVAPRLVTLSVAEPPKRSAGIKVADVAALVDKLKNEAKVI